The DNA window cccacagactgtagcctaccaggttcctctgtctgtagaatttcccaggcaaggatactggagtggattgccgtttccttctccaggaaatcttcctaactcagggatcaaaccctcatctcctgcattgacaggtggattctttaccactaagccacctggaaaAGCCCTTTTCACCTGACTCACCCATAATCATCTTTAAAGCATCAAATGTCCCCTCTTCCAAAAGCCTCCTCTTATTCCCCAAGATTGGGTTAGCAGCTTCTCTTAAAAGCTTTCTTCAAATCCTACATGTCCCTAAAAACAGTTCTTATATCAATTCTAATTTCTAGTTTTTGTACATGCATTTTCCATGTAAATGTAAATTTCTCAATGAATATGATGTGTCTACCTTTGTTTCCTTGGCATCTAATATACTGCTGGAACACAGTGGGAGTTTAATAAATATCTGATGAGTTATGAATTTTTCACACACAtgcgtgtgcacgcacacacacacacacacacacactagtgaCCAGGCAGGGTATCATTCAGGACCACTAACTAACTGTTTTATTTGCCTTTAAGCTAAGCCGGAAATCCCCATGATTGTGGAAAATAACTCCATGGATGTCATTGGAGAGGTGAGTCacattaaagcctttgaaaaTTGACAGTATAATATGTCAAGGTGTGTTCATTTGCCTCATTGCTCAGAATGTTTTCTCAAAGGACCTTAATCCAATTAATTTCTGATAGGAATAAAGGTAAGCTAATTTGattggtcaaggctgtatattgtcaccctgcttatttaacttttatgcagagtatcatgagaaatgctgggctggaagaaacacaagctggaatcaagattgccgggagaaatatcaataacctcagatatgtagatgacaccacccttatggcagaaagtgaagaagaactagagagcctcttgatgaaagtgaaagaggagagtgaaaaagttggagctcaacattcagaaaacgaagatcatggcatctggtcccatcacttcctgacaaatagatggggaaacagtggaaatggtggcagactttattttgggggggctccaaaatcactgcagatggtggttgcagccatgaaattaaaagacacttactccttggaaggaaagttatgaccaacctagacagcatattaaaaagcagagacattacttggccaacaaagggacgtccatctagtcaaggctatggcttttccagtagtcatgtatggatgtgagagttggactgtaaagaaagcgagtgctgaagaattgatgcttttgaactgtggtgttggagaagactcttgagagtcccttggactgcaaggacatccaaccagtcaatcctaaaggaaatcagtcctgaatattctttggaaggactgatgctgaagctgaaactccaatactttggccacctgatgcaaagaactgactcattggaaaagaccttgatgctgggaaagattaagggcaggaggagaaggagaagaggataagatggttggatggcatcactgattcaatggacatgagtttcggtaaactccaggagttggtaatagacagggaggcctggcatgctgcggttcatggggtcacaaagagttggacatgactgatcgactgaactgaactgaactggattctAGAAACCAAAAAGGAATCCTTATTTTCTGCCTTAGGGCTGTCAGAATGTATGATCTTGTGATCCTTAGTCCTTAAATTTCCTGGAAAAATTGTCTCAGTTGTTTACATTTCTGTTGACTAAAAATTGAAGTAGATAGTGAAGGAAACGTAGGGTGGAAAGCAGTGTGAATACTGATGTAAGAAGGAGGTTTTGCTCAGCTGACACTAGTTTGTTCTAATTCATTTCCTATATCAGCTTtcccagtgtttttatttttaagtggtaAGAGGAAATGTGCCCATCTGAACTTTTTCAGAATTCTGGCTGTTTTTAGGCAAtataggaagggaaggaggaaaaggaaattggAATCTGACTGTAATTTCTTGCAGGTAGTTCCCAGCCTCTAGTCTTTGGGATCTGGTCTCACTTCTCAGCTCTTCCTCCTATTGGCTGTGACCTTGTGCTAATTAATTATTACATCTTTGTAGTCAGGTTTCCAATGTATATGAAAGGGATGAGGAGAGTTTttgcatattgttgttgtttttaagatggcttcccaggtggcattagtggtaaagaacctgactgttaatgcaggagatgcaagagacatgggtttgatccttgggtcaggaaggtcctctggagaagggaatgtcaacccactccagtattcttgcctggagaatcccatggagagaggaacttggagggctacagtccagagagtcacaaagagttggacatgactgaagtgtcttagcagcatGTTGTTTTTAAGAATGGAACAAAATAATGTGTGAAAAGTTCTTAGTTCATTGTTTGATATAGAGTGCTTAATAAGCATTTTCATTGACTATTATGTGTTGTTACTCAGCTGTCTTGTGACATTATGACTTCATTCAAACTTTTCAAAACCCCAAGTAAAATGAATATTCTCCATTAATTTTCAAACATGTCCTATTAAATGGGATTAGAGAAAATTATACTCCTAGTTTCTTCTAGCCAGAAGAATATTAAATAACTTATGATATCTTGTCATATTTTCACTGAATATCAGTCATGTAATTTGACAGCTGCATACAAATCATAACTCAGGCTCTGTGGTATGATTTTAGATGAGTGTATTATCCAAGTCTTTGTATCTTTTGTAGATTTTATGGATGGGTCTCTTAGATTGTTATTGTAATCCTGGGTACATAGAAAAGGTTTCCATTTTTTGGTTCTGCCACAATTAATTTTCAAGTTTATTAGTGTACTTCATTTCAGTagtttaaataaaagataatctCATGATATAATGTTTGgtaggtgtttttgtttcttgtgaGGATTTTCCTGTAGTTTCTTGGGCCAATGTTTACAAGTAATGTGGACTCAGTCCATGTATTGTTCTAATTCATTTCCTACACCACCTTTCCCAACTTTCCAATCACAAGGTTGGATCTAAGAATTTCAGTTTTTAAGAAAAGGACTTTGTCTTACGTGTCAtcagattttctcttctgtacCCATACTTCTCTAGGCACTAACTAGAAAAACCAGAGAATGTTCCTTCCTGAGGAATTAGTGAATAATCTCTCACAATTCCACATAATCAGCTGCAGGACACAGCTTGTCCATGGATCTTTTAAGACCTTGCCAAACATTAGCAATTTCTCACTCTGATATTCTTATAATCcccattgtatttttaatagcatATAAATTCTTCAAAGCCCTTTCACATACTTTTACCATGTGATACTCCCAATAAGCCTCTGAAATAGGTAGAGATCTGTCAAATCACAGATGAGAAACTGGGTTTGGAGAGTCTAAACCACCGGCTAAGCCACTAACAAAAGGCAGAACTAGGATGAGACTTTAGCATGCCCATACCCAGGCAGAACTGCATAGCAAGGAGATCATGCTTCAGGGGCCAATAGAAATGAGGTCAAATCCTGATTCGACCACTTTACCAGCAAGATAGCCTCATCAAGTAGTTAAGCTCTACGTGTCTCAACTAACCCATTTCTAAAGCCAGGATCATAATAAATATTATGTTGGGTTCTTAGGTACATTAGATTTATCCACAGTAATGAGTAAATAGCACAGAGTCAGTGTCTCAGAAATGTCTTTTTTCCCTGCCACTATTTATCATGcactcactctctttcacttaTTCCTTCCTCTGTATGTATATTCATAAATCTACTATGTGACTGATTTTCAGAGACAATGGGGAATAATGAAATGGCAGAATATAGATTGTGGAATTTGATAGATCTTGGCCTGAATTCTCCTTCATCACTATTAATTCTGGGCCTTAGACCTCAGATTCTTAGGTTCCTCATCAGTGAACAGGGACAATGATTCCAACCTCACAATGGTGACCTAAGGACCAAATGAGAGAACCATATGCAAAGTATCTACCATCTGGCAACCACAAGTGCTCAGTAATGGTAATTTCCTATCCCCATTCCTTCATCTCTTAGAAATTATCGTGCACCTATGGAATGCCTTACTAGGTGCTACACTTTCACTACACCAGGAGCCCTGTGTTAGAGCAACAGGGATTTGAACTGTGTCTTCCAGTGTCACCAGTTAAAGTTACGAAGTGTATGGTTAATTTAGTTTTCCTGTAGAAGAGAAAAGTCCCCTGATAATTCTAACACTGAAGCCTTTCAGGCTTAGACATGCTAGAGAGTGACACTGACATTGTCACACCCCCTATTGATGTCATGTTCTTGCATATTTTCAAGGGCTTGGCTTTGCCAGGGCCCCCAACATGGCACACAGCCTTGCTGCCACAGCTCCATGGAAAGAAAGGGAGTCTTTAACCTAAACTTCAACAgctacccccacccccccgcacATGTAGCAGATTTTTGCTCTAGAGCAAAAGATACTGGGCTGAAGAGCCTGCCAACACAGCCCATAGCCCTCTATATCCAGCCCTCTGATAATGCAGCAAAAGAAGACACAGGAGAGATACAGGAAAACTACTCAACAGGGCAGTCTTTCCACGATGCAGACTCTTCCTCCTGCCTGTGCTTTTACTTGACCATCTCCATGGGGTCCTCTCCTTGTCACTCTCTatcatgttttataaaatttagggaaaaaactagaaaacaaacaaataaaaaactacTTCACATGAACAGGAAGCAAAAGCAAATGGGATTAAAATgcctgaaaaaggaagagaggttAAAATAATAAGACTCATGGAAAAAAGACACTGTAATCTTAAAACCAAACATCAGAGTTTAGCAGGAGAGCTCCATTAGCTATTTACAGAATTTGATTgttcatgtttatttaattttggttttacAAAACTTGAGTTTCTGCGGATTTCTTATCCTTCTTAAACTctattccttgtgtgtgtgtgttttagataTTGCAGACTCTTTTTCCCTCCTAGCTCTTTGTGGCATAATAAGGCTCCTGAGTCCATATCTCCAGCCAGGTGATGACCAGCCGCCACCATCATTTGCAGCAGTGAGCCCTGAGCTTTCACCACAGGTGAAGACAGTCCTCAAAGGGGCAACACACTTTTGGGGGGGAAACCACAAGGGAAGTGAAGCTTTAATATCAGGCACATTTctagaaaaagagggaaataacAAGACTACACTACAGTGTGCGTTTTTCACGTCTGGTGTTTGGACTTGTGTCTTTTCCACAAACAGCTCACAAGGATGACAAGATATGGCTGTTAGAGCTGCTGACAAGTCTAAGAACAAGCAGTAGAAAGGAACCACGTAGGTAAGGCCCGAATGAGGCAAGATGCCATTATTATACCAACATCTTGTCTGCTTTAGGGAGATGAGTGACTGAAAGCACTCACGCCATCTGCAAGATGAGATACTGGCTTAGTCTCTACTTGTCCTCTGCATCTCTCACCataccctcctccccactcccaacccagttttaaatatatgtaaataataagATTTAATAGGAATCATCCAAAACAAATCAGCTCCAGCACAAAGACCAGAGTGGTTTCCAGGTTGATCCTATTCAAATCCtgtgttaacattttaaacatgttCTCAGCAGCCCAGGGAATTTACCTCTCCTTATGGACCACTGGATTCCTTTTTTTCAAAGCATCTCTGAATACTTAAAGATGAACAGCTTtcaaaaaattggagaaaaaagcaTTGGCACGTAATGCCAATAATCTGAGGCATATAATCTGAAACCTACTGTTTAAATGAATGAGTGATCCATGTAGTCTGTggatataaaacaaaagcaactttACTCATTAAAACTGACCTCAGAAGTGAAGAAAATGTTCTCTGCCCTTCATTCTCCCAGACAGTCAAGGTCTCTTACCTTTCCATGGTGAACTTTCTCTGGGGAGCTGTCTTTCTCATCTTCACATtacttctctgtcccttttttcagttttctgcctCTCTTCGTTCTTTCTCCTTATATAGCCCATCTctccacctttttctttttctttctgagtttcttTCACCTCCTCCTCACAAACTCCTCCTTTAACAAAGCTTAATATGAAattgaattatgtttttaaaatatgaacaaattttTATATGCTCTACTCTTAATGTTTAATTCAAGTGAATTGGAAAGTCTTTAATTCTCTGTGATAATTATCCATTAATTACTTATCTGTTAGATTGCTGGAAGGACTTACAGGATTAAGACGGGTTATTCTGATAAAACAGCTTTAATATAAGACTGCAATAATGGGAGAAAGATATACATTGAAAGAGTCTGGAGATCTCAGGCCcacgtttctttttttcttccactgcTGGGTCCCACAGAACCAGCTTTACATCCAGTTCTTAAATCAACACCAGAACGTGTGCAAACACCTTGTCCCAGGAAGCCTGGGCTCTGCTCATCATGGGGTCTCCAGAATGAGCTGGCCACATAGGTATATCCCAGCCACCCATCCAGTCTCAACCATCAAAACCTTCAGCTCCCCCAAAACCAAGTGCTAGGCATAAATCCCATTATTTCCACTCATTGAGGCTGACAGCCTGGTACATTCTGCCCCCAAATAACTCACAGACCCATGGttagtatattttaaagtttttgtgaGTACTGTTCTAAGGAACCTTAGCTAAGATAAACATTTGGCCAATTCAGACATGCTGAGAATAACCCATACTgttctttctcttaaaaacaaaatcctacCAAGCTACTTTCCTGTATATTTAAGCTGGAACTAAAAGGACTTTTTTGCTATGGGTCTAAAGTCAGTGTTTTCAGAATAAATTTCTCCCAAGCCCCcgtttaaacaaaatgaaaggggTGAGCTGCCCCAGActggtctttctctctctggcagGCCTCCTTCTCAGCCCTCACCTTCCGCCTCATCTCTAGGATGGCCCTTTCCACCTCCTCCAGGGCTCGTTCTCTCCTCTCCACTGCCCGCTCCCGCCATTCCACCGCCCTCTCCCTCCTCAGAAGCTCCTTTTCTCTTTGGCTGGCCCATAAAGCCAGGGCCCCCATCTGCTCCAGGAGCCTGGCCCAGTCTCCCTCAATACCCGTGGGGAGCTGCGACCCTTGAGGCCTGGGGTCCTGACGCTGCCCAGCTTGACCGTGGCCGCTCTTCTCCAGCTCGTCTTTGTGCATGCTTTTCAGATGCTTCCATAGGGCTGTGGTGCCCACGTTAACCCCAGGGCCCCGGCTCACCTGCCTGCCACACAGGCGGCAGGTGGCATATTGGTTGGGGTGGTGCCCGGCACGGGCAGGGGCCAAGTGGAAATATTCCCAGGCCTCAGAAAACCGAGTCCCCTTGTTGTGGGGCATCGGGGTGGGCGTGGCACCGACAAAAGGGGCTACAGGTTCTCCCGCCTCACtgatctcctcctcctccttcacttcCAAGCGCCCTTTTGCCTTCATCCTGTTtccatcctcttcctcttcttcccgcCTCATCCTGTCTCCACTTTACAGCTTTCCTTGAGCCAGAAGTCTCTAAAGCTAAAAGTGTACTTGGGAAGGGACTGGGTGACTCTCAGGGATTTGCAATAGTGGTCAAAGGCTGGCCACACCTGGGAGGTGTGATGTTTCCTCCTTTCTGCTTCACTGGAGAGTCAGGGTGAGTCAGAGCCAAGTAAAATGGCCTTTGGGGCTCGCCTGTACTTTCCCTCCATGACCCGGATACGTGCTGATCCCTCCTTGGCTGGGCCAGAAGACAGGATAACTCAGTGAAGCAATTATTAATACAAAGCTTTCCAGTGAGCTCAGTGTTCAGTACCTCAACCAGCACCACAGGTGTTTTTGAATACTGAGAATTTCAGGTATTCTCTTGATTCTTCTCCTGGCTGCTTCCACTGCTTCGGTGCTCCCGGAGACCTGTGTGATGCactttggaggcaggaggagcaaCCTCAGGGTTCAGGCTGTCCAGAATACCAGAGCGAGGGCCTCACTGGATCTCCCTCAGTGTGGGTAGAAGCGAACAGAGACTGATGCTAATGTAGAAGAGACTCGCTGTTCCTCTGAACAGATGCAGAAGTCAGTCCAGAAGCTACAAAGCCTGTCAGGGTCTGGGAAATACAGTTCCCAGTGTAAAGTCAGCTTGCCCCTAGAGAGGTTCCTTGGGGGCTGGGATTCTAAGAACTCCAAACAGCAGGCTTAGCTGTTTTCAGCAGGAGGAGCTGGCATACCTGGAGGAGAGAGCAGGGGAACACATCTCCACAGCCTGGTTGTGTCGGGGAGACCTCAGCAAGCAGCTCACCACACTCCACCTTCCTGAGCACCATCACCTGCAAAGCCAACAGTGGATGAAATCTTC is part of the Bos indicus x Bos taurus breed Angus x Brahman F1 hybrid chromosome 1, Bos_hybrid_MaternalHap_v2.0, whole genome shotgun sequence genome and encodes:
- the ZBED2 gene encoding zinc finger BED domain-containing protein 2, whose product is MRREEEEEDGNRMKAKGRLEVKEEEEISEAGEPVAPFVGATPTPMPHNKGTRFSEAWEYFHLAPARAGHHPNQYATCRLCGRQVSRGPGVNVGTTALWKHLKSMHKDELEKSGHGQAGQRQDPRPQGSQLPTGIEGDWARLLEQMGALALWASQREKELLRRERAVEWRERAVERRERALEEVERAILEMRRKVRAEKEACQREKDQSGAAHPFHFV